The following proteins are encoded in a genomic region of Streptomyces collinus Tu 365:
- a CDS encoding non-ribosomal peptide synthetase encodes MSRTPSAASPEPAAAQPVRSVPSTAPAQASPAVTGAGAAPKVEDVLPLSPLQEGILFHALFDERERDVYVAQLLLDLSGPLDAGRLRAAADAVLARHAALRAGFLRRASGEPAQVVRREAPVPWEERDLSSLDAQGQADAVATLLAEDRSRRFDLTRPPLLRLTLLRTGPLSHRLLLTYHHIVLDGWSWPVLVRELLALHDAGPDGAELPPVTPYASFLGWLGDRDTDAARDAWGRALEGLAGGSRTAPVSGPSALLPHRVETVLTTVLTDRLTAFARAHRITPSTLLQGSWALLLANRLRSDDVVFGAVVSGRPAELAGVADIVGLCINTVPVRVRVDRTEPLAGLFTRLQDEQARLIEHHHLGLTEIQRTAGTGELFDSCVAFQNYPVDAAGLAALSTGDLRVVAVDPHDAAHYPLTLTAIPGDRLRLQIDYRPDAFTAADAQALLDRLVRLLQAVADDPARPAGAVDLLSPAERQRVLVEFNDTGRDEDYAEVTDRVRRQAHLRPNAVAVTDESGRELSYAELVVRADALAGRLRAEGVEDGALVAVLGEPTARTPVALLAVLGAGAAYVPLDPDGPVVRTAGLLTAGAVPWLLTAPEQRARAEEIAAAAAHPVRVLDLDDGAGRPSGQPSRDGGGRDALAYVCFTSGSTGRPKGAMVHRRGMNNHLLAKLDDLRLTAEDGVVMNAPLTFDISVWQMLAPLITGGRVHLVSRDTARDPDALFATVARHGITVMETVPSFVRAALDLWDSGVPQPALPALRWFVVNGEVLPPDLCTRWYDRHPGAAIVNAYGLTECSDDNTHAFIGREVDGLLEQGRLPVGRPLRNNRLYILDPSLAPVPPGVPGELFIAGTGVGPGYLNEPRRSSERYVPDPFAGEPGARMYRTGDLARLRADGQLDFLGRQDHQVKIRGNRIELGEVETALRAVPDVGDAVVTVDRDGAGQQRLVGWFTGEADTDDIRAALTRSLPAYMVPSLLFALPALPLTTNGKIDRRALPDPADLTRTAGRPPANATEEAVCALFAAVLGLAGAGPDDDFFAHGGHSLLATRLAGRLRSELGARLTIRDLFETPTPAGIAARLATAPAPARPALRPRARG; translated from the coding sequence GTGAGCCGTACCCCGTCCGCCGCGTCGCCCGAGCCCGCCGCCGCGCAGCCCGTCCGTTCCGTCCCCTCCACGGCCCCCGCGCAAGCCTCGCCGGCGGTCACCGGGGCGGGGGCCGCGCCCAAGGTCGAGGACGTGCTGCCGCTCTCGCCCCTGCAGGAGGGCATCCTCTTCCACGCGCTCTTCGACGAGCGCGAGCGGGACGTCTACGTGGCGCAGCTCCTGCTCGACCTGTCCGGCCCGCTGGACGCCGGGCGGCTGCGCGCGGCCGCCGACGCCGTGCTGGCCCGCCACGCCGCCCTGCGCGCCGGGTTCCTGCGCCGCGCCTCCGGCGAGCCCGCACAGGTCGTGCGGCGCGAGGCGCCGGTGCCGTGGGAGGAGCGAGACCTGTCCTCGCTCGACGCGCAGGGTCAGGCCGACGCCGTGGCGACGCTGCTCGCCGAGGACCGGTCCCGGCGTTTCGACCTGACGCGGCCGCCGCTGCTCCGCCTCACCCTGCTGCGCACCGGACCGCTCAGCCACCGGCTGCTGTTGACGTACCACCACATCGTGCTGGACGGCTGGTCCTGGCCCGTGCTCGTGCGCGAGCTGCTCGCCCTGCACGACGCCGGACCCGACGGCGCCGAACTGCCCCCGGTCACCCCGTACGCGTCGTTCCTGGGCTGGCTCGGCGACCGTGACACGGACGCGGCCCGCGACGCCTGGGGCCGGGCCCTGGAGGGGCTGGCCGGCGGCAGCCGCACAGCGCCGGTCTCCGGCCCCTCCGCGCTGCTGCCTCACCGCGTCGAGACCGTCCTCACCACCGTCCTCACCGACCGGCTGACCGCCTTCGCCCGCGCCCACCGCATCACCCCGAGCACCCTGCTGCAGGGCTCGTGGGCGCTGCTGCTCGCCAACCGGCTGCGCTCCGACGACGTCGTCTTCGGCGCCGTCGTCAGCGGGCGCCCGGCCGAACTGGCGGGCGTCGCCGACATCGTGGGCCTGTGCATCAACACCGTGCCGGTGCGGGTCCGCGTCGACCGCACCGAGCCCCTGGCCGGTCTGTTCACCCGGCTCCAGGACGAGCAGGCCCGGCTGATCGAGCACCACCACCTCGGGCTCACCGAGATCCAGCGCACCGCCGGGACCGGTGAACTGTTCGACTCCTGCGTGGCCTTCCAGAACTACCCCGTGGACGCCGCCGGTCTCGCCGCGCTGTCCACGGGCGACCTGCGGGTCGTCGCCGTGGACCCGCACGACGCGGCCCACTACCCGCTCACCCTGACCGCGATCCCCGGCGACCGGCTGCGCCTGCAGATCGACTACCGCCCGGACGCCTTCACGGCCGCCGACGCACAGGCCCTGCTCGACCGTCTCGTCCGCCTCCTTCAGGCCGTGGCCGACGACCCGGCCCGCCCGGCGGGAGCCGTGGACCTGCTCTCGCCAGCCGAACGGCAGCGCGTGCTGGTGGAGTTCAACGACACCGGCCGCGACGAGGACTACGCCGAAGTGACGGACCGCGTGCGGCGCCAGGCGCACCTGCGGCCGAACGCCGTCGCGGTCACCGACGAGTCGGGCCGTGAACTGTCGTACGCCGAACTCGTCGTCCGGGCCGACGCCCTGGCCGGGCGGCTGCGGGCGGAAGGAGTGGAGGACGGCGCCCTCGTCGCCGTCCTCGGCGAACCGACGGCCCGCACACCGGTCGCGCTCCTCGCCGTCCTGGGCGCCGGGGCTGCCTACGTGCCGCTCGACCCGGACGGCCCGGTCGTACGCACCGCCGGGCTGCTCACCGCCGGGGCGGTGCCGTGGCTCCTGACGGCACCCGAACAGCGGGCGCGCGCCGAGGAGATCGCCGCGGCCGCCGCACACCCCGTGCGCGTGCTGGACCTGGACGACGGCGCGGGCCGTCCGTCCGGGCAGCCGTCCCGGGACGGCGGCGGACGCGACGCCCTGGCCTACGTGTGCTTCACCTCCGGATCCACCGGCCGCCCCAAGGGCGCCATGGTGCACCGGCGCGGCATGAACAACCACCTGCTCGCCAAGCTCGACGACCTGCGGCTCACCGCCGAGGACGGCGTGGTGATGAACGCGCCGCTCACCTTCGACATCTCCGTGTGGCAGATGCTCGCCCCGCTGATCACCGGCGGCCGCGTCCACCTGGTCTCCCGCGACACCGCCCGCGACCCCGACGCACTGTTCGCGACCGTCGCCCGGCACGGCATCACCGTCATGGAGACCGTCCCCTCCTTCGTGCGCGCCGCCCTCGACCTGTGGGACTCCGGCGTGCCGCAGCCCGCGCTCCCCGCGCTGCGCTGGTTCGTCGTCAACGGCGAGGTGCTGCCGCCGGACCTGTGCACCCGCTGGTACGACCGCCACCCCGGCGCGGCGATCGTCAACGCCTACGGGCTGACCGAGTGCTCGGACGACAACACGCACGCGTTCATCGGCCGGGAGGTGGACGGGCTGCTGGAGCAGGGCCGCCTGCCGGTCGGCCGGCCGCTGCGCAACAACCGGCTCTACATCCTCGACCCGTCGCTGGCACCCGTGCCGCCCGGCGTGCCCGGCGAACTCTTCATCGCCGGCACCGGTGTGGGGCCGGGCTACCTCAACGAGCCCCGTCGCAGCAGCGAGCGCTACGTCCCCGACCCGTTCGCCGGCGAACCCGGCGCCCGGATGTACCGCACCGGCGATCTGGCCCGGCTGCGCGCCGACGGCCAGCTGGACTTCCTCGGACGCCAGGACCACCAGGTCAAGATCCGCGGCAACCGCATCGAACTCGGCGAGGTGGAGACCGCGCTGCGGGCCGTGCCGGACGTCGGGGACGCGGTGGTGACCGTGGACCGCGACGGCGCCGGGCAGCAGCGGCTCGTCGGCTGGTTCACCGGCGAGGCGGACACCGACGACATCCGCGCCGCGCTCACCCGGAGCCTGCCGGCCTACATGGTGCCCTCGCTGCTGTTCGCGCTGCCCGCCCTGCCGCTGACCACCAACGGTAAGATCGACCGCAGGGCCCTGCCCGACCCCGCGGACCTCACCCGCACGGCGGGGCGTCCGCCGGCGAACGCCACCGAGGAAGCGGTCTGCGCCCTCTTCGCCGCGGTCCTCGGCCTCGCCGGAGCCGGACCCGACGACGACTTCTTCGCGCACGGCGGGCACTCCCTCCTCGCCACCCGGCTGGCCGGGCGGCTGCGCAGCGAACTGGGCGCCCGGCTCACCATCCGCGACCTCTTCGAGACCCCCACCCCGGCCGGCATCGCGGCCCGGCTGGCGACAGCACCCGCCCCGGCCCGCCCGGCCCTGCGCCCGCGTGCCCGTGGCTGA
- a CDS encoding amino acid adenylation domain-containing protein has translation MHPDDIPVPLRIARQAARTPDATAVSAPEGELTYRTFDRRARAVAGELRAAGAGPEDTVLVAVGRGADWAVAVLGIWYAGAAPLLVDPAAPDERLRALLAAARTRYAVVTGHVAAAALRRRCGEELFWAGTRGEAPYAAADPAAVAPGSLAYVLFTSGSTGRPKPVAVGHAGLARQTAVLAERYGLTAADRVLQFAAPAFDVSLEEALPTWCTGGTAVFVDDNLASPAELEPFLARRQVTVVNLPTPYWAQWAKDVERRPRPLPPALRHVVIGSDAGRTADLVRWYAAGGPDVTSAYGLTESTITATCHATHPGPSAGTPDEVIPLGVPLDGVRAYVLDEALEPTADDAAGELYLAGHCLARGYHDRAALTAERFVADPFAAPGERMYRTGDRVRRAPDGTLRFLGRTDDQVKIRGHRVELKEVEAAVAAHPDVVDVVARAVPHQGEPQVVVYVAAVPGRALDGGVLRRDLAARVPGHLVPARACVLPRLPRTPGGKLDVRGLPDPFAPRAAAARPPLAEPA, from the coding sequence GTGCACCCCGACGACATCCCGGTTCCCCTGCGCATCGCACGGCAGGCGGCCCGGACACCCGACGCCACGGCCGTGAGCGCCCCCGAGGGCGAGCTGACCTACCGCACGTTCGACCGCAGGGCCCGTGCCGTGGCCGGGGAACTGCGCGCGGCCGGCGCGGGCCCGGAGGACACCGTGCTCGTCGCAGTGGGCCGGGGCGCCGACTGGGCGGTGGCCGTCCTGGGCATCTGGTACGCCGGTGCCGCGCCGCTGCTCGTCGATCCGGCGGCCCCGGACGAGCGGCTGCGCGCACTGCTGGCCGCCGCCCGCACCCGGTACGCGGTCGTCACCGGGCACGTGGCCGCGGCCGCGCTGCGCCGCCGGTGCGGCGAGGAGCTGTTCTGGGCCGGTACCCGGGGCGAGGCCCCGTACGCCGCCGCGGACCCGGCCGCCGTCGCACCGGGCTCGCTGGCCTACGTCCTGTTCACCTCCGGCTCGACCGGCAGGCCCAAACCGGTCGCCGTCGGCCACGCCGGCCTGGCCCGGCAGACCGCCGTACTCGCCGAGCGCTACGGCCTGACCGCGGCGGACCGCGTGCTCCAGTTCGCCGCACCCGCCTTCGACGTGTCGCTGGAGGAGGCACTGCCGACCTGGTGCACGGGCGGAACGGCCGTGTTCGTCGACGACAACCTGGCCTCGCCCGCCGAACTGGAACCCTTCCTGGCCCGGCGCCAGGTCACCGTCGTCAACCTGCCCACCCCCTACTGGGCCCAGTGGGCCAAGGACGTCGAACGCCGCCCCCGGCCGCTGCCGCCCGCCCTGCGCCACGTCGTGATCGGCAGCGACGCGGGCCGCACCGCGGACCTCGTCCGCTGGTACGCGGCCGGCGGGCCGGACGTGACCAGCGCCTACGGCCTCACCGAGTCGACGATCACGGCCACCTGCCATGCCACGCACCCGGGTCCGTCGGCCGGCACCCCCGACGAGGTCATCCCGCTCGGGGTGCCGCTCGACGGCGTACGGGCCTACGTCCTGGACGAGGCGCTGGAGCCCACCGCGGACGACGCGGCGGGCGAGCTGTACCTCGCCGGGCACTGCCTGGCACGCGGCTACCACGACCGGGCCGCCCTGACCGCCGAGCGGTTCGTCGCCGACCCGTTCGCCGCACCGGGGGAGCGCATGTACCGCACGGGGGACCGGGTACGGCGGGCGCCCGACGGCACCCTGCGCTTCCTGGGCCGCACCGACGACCAGGTCAAGATCCGCGGGCACCGGGTGGAGCTCAAGGAGGTCGAGGCGGCCGTCGCCGCCCACCCGGACGTGGTGGACGTCGTCGCCCGCGCCGTGCCGCACCAGGGCGAACCGCAGGTGGTGGTCTACGTCGCCGCCGTCCCCGGACGGGCCCTGGACGGTGGTGTGTTGCGCCGGGACCTGGCCGCGCGGGTGCCGGGCCACCTCGTCCCGGCCCGGGCGTGCGTCCTGCCCCGTCTGCCGCGCACCCCGGGTGGCAAGCTCGACGTGCGCGGCCTGCCGGACCCGTTCGCGCCGCGGGCGGCCGCCGCACGACCGCCGCTCGCCGAACCCGCCTGA
- a CDS encoding MFS transporter: MSQPTTAPDPAAGADIAAPPEGAEPSARQRRDFRRFMASHVCNELGSSITYVALPLTAVLTLHASAWEAGVLAAAENAAFLLLGLPAGAWVDRMRRRDVMIAADLARAVLLTVVPVAWLLDADSMPLLYTVALLLGCARLFGDVADQSYLPTLVGQSRLIQGNSRLESVRSGAEVAGPGVAGFFVQLLGPAGTLVGQAVTSLTSVALLGRIEAREERPAPRPSGHGGLWQEIKEGLQHVLHHRVLRVIALGTASVNLCLSGVFALETLFLTRTVGLPPAAVGWILTTASLGSVLAALVTRRLSMRVGAARLTWLSLLVTMPFGLLLPLAGPGWRVGLFVMGVLVQSAGVTTYNICQVAYRQTVCPPHLLGRMTATMRFLVWGVLPLSGLLAGALGELAGVRTALWILTAGLAATPLVLLCSPLRRMRDFDAAPAQ; the protein is encoded by the coding sequence GTGTCCCAGCCCACCACCGCCCCCGATCCCGCCGCCGGCGCGGACATCGCCGCCCCGCCGGAGGGTGCCGAACCCTCCGCGCGGCAGCGGCGCGACTTCCGCCGCTTCATGGCCTCGCACGTGTGCAACGAACTCGGCAGCAGCATCACGTACGTGGCGCTGCCCCTGACGGCCGTGCTCACCCTGCACGCTTCCGCCTGGGAGGCCGGTGTGCTCGCCGCCGCCGAGAACGCGGCGTTCCTGCTGCTCGGGCTGCCCGCCGGCGCCTGGGTCGACCGGATGCGCCGCCGCGATGTCATGATCGCCGCCGATCTGGCGCGGGCCGTGCTGCTCACGGTCGTGCCGGTGGCCTGGCTGCTGGACGCCGACTCCATGCCGCTGCTGTACACCGTCGCCCTGCTGCTCGGCTGCGCGCGGCTGTTCGGCGACGTGGCCGACCAGAGTTATCTGCCCACGCTGGTCGGCCAGTCCCGGCTGATCCAGGGCAACTCCCGTCTGGAGAGCGTCCGGTCGGGTGCGGAGGTGGCGGGCCCCGGGGTGGCGGGCTTCTTCGTGCAGCTCCTCGGCCCGGCCGGCACCCTGGTCGGGCAGGCCGTCACCTCCCTCACCTCCGTGGCCCTGCTGGGCCGGATCGAGGCACGGGAGGAACGGCCCGCCCCGCGGCCGTCCGGGCACGGCGGCCTGTGGCAGGAGATCAAGGAGGGGCTGCAGCACGTCCTGCACCACCGCGTGCTGCGGGTCATCGCGCTCGGTACGGCCTCGGTCAACCTCTGCCTCAGCGGCGTCTTCGCCCTGGAGACGCTCTTCCTGACCCGCACCGTGGGCCTGCCGCCCGCGGCGGTCGGCTGGATCCTCACCACGGCCTCGCTCGGCTCGGTCCTCGCCGCGCTCGTCACGCGCCGGCTCTCCATGAGGGTGGGCGCGGCCCGGCTGACCTGGCTGTCCCTGCTGGTCACCATGCCCTTCGGTCTGCTGCTGCCGCTGGCCGGACCGGGCTGGCGGGTGGGCCTGTTCGTCATGGGCGTCCTGGTGCAGTCGGCGGGGGTGACCACGTACAACATCTGCCAGGTCGCCTACCGGCAGACCGTCTGCCCGCCGCACCTGCTCGGCCGGATGACCGCCACCATGAGGTTCCTGGTGTGGGGAGTGCTGCCCTTGAGCGGCCTGCTGGCCGGTGCCCTCGGCGAACTGGCGGGAGTGCGCACGGCGTTGTGGATCCTGACGGCCGGACTGGCGGCCACCCCGCTCGTCCTGCTGTGTTCACCCCTGCGGCGGATGCGGGACTTCGACGCTGCCCCGGCTCAGTAG
- a CDS encoding response regulator transcription factor: MSATDPSALTLSPREQEVLAHLAQGCTYRIIARRMGLSPHTVDTYVRRLRGKTGLVNRIQLAHLAFQLGYGPGY; this comes from the coding sequence ATGTCCGCGACCGACCCCTCCGCCCTCACGCTCTCGCCCCGCGAGCAGGAGGTCCTGGCCCACCTCGCGCAGGGCTGCACGTACCGCATCATCGCCCGGCGCATGGGACTCAGCCCGCACACGGTCGACACCTATGTGCGCCGGCTGCGCGGCAAGACCGGCTTGGTCAACCGCATCCAGCTGGCGCACCTGGCCTTCCAGTTGGGGTACGGCCCCGGCTACTGA
- a CDS encoding helix-turn-helix transcriptional regulator, whose amino-acid sequence MSDLSDVDFDVYSWVLQHRTIEVDAVAGGTGRAAQEVRLSVERLLGAQLLHRSPEDDSVAFAVAPDTAASRLAAPLEEEIRTRQREISGIREELGRFMPRYLQRRSVGDALEVLENVEDVRGALNHASDRCRREVLTSQPGGGSRVPEAMQEALRRDEAMLRRGISIRSLYHHTARFNGPSQAYVAAASALGAQYRTAHELFGRLIAFDRELAFIPVPDGSWGAVVIREPATVAYLCDIFEQTWDRATPFSNAVGQGLEEVAREIHETIIRLLAAGLKDEAIARRLGMSLRTARRHIADIMEELGAGSRFQAGAAAAARGLLDDSRPADPAAQATTD is encoded by the coding sequence TTGTCGGATCTCAGTGACGTAGATTTCGACGTCTACAGCTGGGTGCTCCAGCACCGCACGATCGAGGTGGACGCCGTCGCCGGGGGGACCGGGCGCGCCGCGCAGGAGGTCCGGCTCAGCGTGGAGCGCCTGCTCGGCGCCCAGTTGCTGCACCGCAGCCCGGAGGACGACTCCGTGGCCTTCGCGGTGGCGCCGGACACCGCCGCGTCCCGGCTCGCCGCGCCGCTGGAGGAGGAGATCCGCACACGCCAGCGGGAGATCAGCGGCATCCGCGAGGAACTCGGGCGCTTCATGCCCCGCTACCTCCAGCGCCGTTCCGTCGGGGACGCGCTGGAGGTCCTGGAGAACGTCGAGGACGTGCGCGGTGCGCTGAACCATGCCTCGGACCGCTGCCGCCGCGAGGTCCTCACCAGCCAGCCCGGCGGCGGCAGCCGCGTGCCCGAGGCGATGCAGGAGGCGCTGCGGCGGGACGAGGCCATGCTGCGTCGGGGCATCTCCATACGCAGCCTGTACCACCACACCGCCCGCTTCAACGGCCCCAGTCAGGCCTATGTCGCCGCCGCCTCCGCGCTCGGCGCGCAGTACCGCACCGCGCACGAACTCTTCGGCCGGCTCATCGCGTTCGACCGCGAACTCGCCTTCATCCCGGTGCCGGACGGCAGTTGGGGTGCCGTGGTGATCCGGGAGCCCGCCACCGTCGCCTATCTCTGCGACATCTTCGAGCAGACGTGGGACCGCGCCACGCCCTTCTCCAACGCCGTCGGGCAGGGGCTGGAGGAGGTCGCCCGCGAGATCCACGAGACGATCATCCGGCTCCTCGCGGCCGGACTGAAGGACGAGGCCATCGCGCGGCGGCTCGGCATGTCCCTGCGCACCGCGCGCCGGCACATCGCCGACATCATGGAGGAACTCGGCGCCGGAAGCCGCTTCCAGGCGGGCGCCGCCGCGGCGGCACGAGGCCTGCTGGACGACTCCCGGCCCGCGGACCCTGCGGCGCAGGCCACCACGGACTGA
- a CDS encoding MFS transporter, whose translation MSALGMAATLVAVPWFVLHATGSGTWTGLVAAAETAGLLCSAVLAGPVADRLPARAVSAGADLLTASALALIPLLHSLDVLALPVLAVLAFAVGAARGPAETARQLLLPDVLERASVTVEAGTGAVEAARRTGLMAGAPLAGLLISAVGPVRTLCTDVGAALLCGALVVTLVPSRPRQAGRTAPGGAAASYLADLRAGWAYLGGDRPVRAVAAVLLVTNALDGALNGVLYPAYGSRVLHSSALFGAMVTAIGAGALLGAALYGRLGRRLPRRSLFVGAFLLVGAVRCGTLAAGPPPWALLSLLALTGLGSGVLGPLMMSVAYERVPEQVRGRVFGMLTACALAATPLGMLGAGPVLDAWGVTAALVTVGVVYLGVTVTPLVFPVWRELDMVSSPETPSDDRNARNREVCHPSL comes from the coding sequence GTGTCGGCGCTGGGAATGGCGGCAACCCTGGTGGCCGTCCCCTGGTTCGTGCTGCACGCCACCGGCAGCGGCACCTGGACCGGGCTGGTCGCGGCGGCCGAAACCGCGGGCCTGCTGTGCTCGGCGGTGCTGGCCGGCCCGGTGGCCGACCGGCTGCCGGCCCGGGCCGTGAGCGCGGGCGCCGACCTGCTCACCGCGTCGGCGCTCGCCCTGATCCCGCTGCTGCACTCCCTGGACGTGCTGGCCCTGCCGGTGCTCGCCGTGCTGGCCTTCGCCGTGGGGGCGGCCCGCGGCCCGGCGGAGACCGCACGACAACTGCTGCTGCCCGACGTCCTGGAGAGGGCCTCGGTCACGGTGGAGGCGGGCACCGGCGCGGTCGAGGCCGCCCGGCGGACCGGCCTGATGGCCGGCGCGCCGCTGGCCGGCCTGCTCATCTCCGCCGTGGGCCCGGTGCGCACGCTGTGCACCGACGTGGGCGCGGCCCTGCTGTGCGGTGCGCTGGTGGTGACGCTGGTGCCGTCCCGGCCGCGTCAGGCCGGCCGGACGGCCCCGGGAGGGGCTGCCGCGTCCTATCTCGCGGACCTGCGGGCGGGTTGGGCGTACCTGGGCGGCGATCGCCCGGTGCGGGCGGTGGCCGCCGTGCTGCTGGTGACGAACGCGCTGGACGGCGCCCTCAACGGGGTGCTCTACCCGGCGTACGGCTCCCGGGTGCTGCACAGCAGCGCGTTGTTCGGGGCCATGGTCACCGCGATCGGGGCGGGTGCCCTGCTGGGAGCGGCCCTGTACGGCCGGCTCGGACGCCGCCTGCCGCGCCGGTCCCTGTTCGTCGGCGCGTTCCTCCTGGTCGGCGCGGTGCGCTGCGGGACGCTCGCCGCCGGACCGCCGCCCTGGGCGCTGCTCTCGCTGCTCGCGCTGACGGGGCTGGGGTCAGGGGTGCTCGGTCCGCTCATGATGTCCGTCGCCTACGAGCGGGTGCCGGAGCAGGTGCGCGGGCGTGTCTTCGGCATGCTCACGGCCTGCGCCCTGGCGGCCACCCCGCTCGGCATGCTGGGGGCCGGCCCGGTGCTGGACGCCTGGGGAGTGACGGCCGCCCTGGTGACGGTCGGTGTGGTGTACCTCGGGGTGACGGTGACGCCTCTGGTGTTTCCCGTGTGGCGGGAGTTGGACATGGTGTCCTCCCCCGAGACGCCGAGCGACGACCGCAATGCCCGGAACAGGGAGGTTTGCCACCCCTCACTTTAG
- a CDS encoding MbtH family protein — protein sequence MSDETTRQYLVVANDEEQYSLWEADRPVPAGWHPQGVRGSRAECLAHIERVWTDMRPLSLRLSMAG from the coding sequence ATGAGCGACGAGACGACCCGTCAGTACCTGGTCGTGGCCAACGACGAGGAGCAGTACTCCCTGTGGGAGGCGGACCGGCCCGTCCCGGCCGGCTGGCACCCGCAGGGCGTGCGCGGCTCCCGTGCGGAGTGCCTGGCCCACATCGAGCGGGTGTGGACCGACATGCGCCCGCTCAGCCTGCGGCTGAGCATGGCCGGCTGA